The Verrucomicrobium spinosum DSM 4136 = JCM 18804 DNA segment AATGCCGTGATTGATGTCCAGAGGGAGCCCTTGGGCAGCCGCGAGCGAACTCAGAGGCGACCGTCTCCAAGCCTCGGCTTTCAGCGTCTCACTCGACGCTGGACTCCCGCCCAGCGCTGCCTCGATGTGCTTGCCGTAGGTGTCAGGCACGCCGTTCTTCAGATGATCGGTATGCCATTGGGCAATGTCGCTAATGCCACACCAGGCGCTGACAGCCGCCCACAGTTCCGGATGTTTACCCGCCATCTGTAGCGCCATGTGCCCCCCACCGCTCACGCCAATGAGGTAGATGCGCTCTGGATCCACCGTCGTCTGTTTCCTTGCCCAAGCCACCGCCTCCACCACGTCCTCCACCGCCCGCTCTGACCCCATAGCCAGGGGCGTGTTGTTGGGACCTCGGAAGTGCGGATGCACAAAGGCCCAGCCCTGGGCGATGCACCATTCAGCGTACACAGCATCGCCTCCAGCGGACGCATAGTGGCTGCTCCACGTGTGCAGGCCTACGAGGAGAGGCTTGGGACCACTTGTTGTCGGCGCATACCACATCGCGGGCTGCACGGCTCCATCGCTGGATGGGATCTCCACCTTCGACACCCCGGTGGGCCATCCCTTCCTGGCCACCGCAGCCGCGGCCGGGAGCGGTGCCGTTTGAGCCGGAGCGACAGAAGAAATGGCGGCAAGCGCCCCCATGGAAAGGAAGTGGCGTCGATCAGTCATGCCGTATGCTCAACAAGAGAGCTCGGGCTTGTCAACTCCGCGGTGAGGGAGCCTGCCTCCGCGGTGTTGAGATTCACTCGCATAACACCATCAACACCTTTTTCAGGTTCACAGAAAGTAGGAGAGGTGGGCTGTTTGGCGCAACTTCCAAAAGGGTGTTGCTGGCGTTATGCTATGCGAACCAATCTCAAAAACCTTGATCCCGCTCCCATAGAGCGAGCGCTCCGCTTGCCACGCACGTCCCCCGACTTAGGCAACCGAAGCGGTCGCCCTACAACCCATGTTGTCGGAACGCGAGATCCCAACACGACCTCATGGGACGATTGCACGGGAACGCGAAAGGAATATCCCTCCCTCTCTTTACGGTCCGCTCCGCACAGTGTGCTCTCCCATGCGACAGCTCAAGTCTTGCGTCTTCTCCACGGGCTCACTCCCCACGCCCCTCATCCACATCCATGAAATCGGCCAGGGTCAAAATATCCACCCTTTCCGACAACCCAGCCTCGGCTTTCTGGCGATCCAGCACCTTGGTGGCGATGTCGTTCCAGCCCAATTTCAGGACAAACTGGTTCCAGACGACAATATCCGTGCGGTTCAAGGACCTGCCTTGCGCCTGACACCATTCCAGTATCTCCTCATCCGTCCCGCCATCTGCCACCCGCTTCTCCAGCTCTGCATGGGACACGCGGAGAAAATCCGTGCACCAGCCGTCCACACCCTTGCCGTAGTTTTCCTGATAACCGACCCCCAGCGTTCCAGCCGCCTTCAGGCGGATCTTGTCCAGCATGCGGGGGAAGTATGTCAATCCTCCGGTTTTCTCTTTCGGGCTTTTGGGAACGGTGATGGCAGGTGCAGTCATGAATGCGGTGTGGAGTTGTCAGGTTGTACCGGAGATCTCAGACCGTTTTTCCTGAATGCGTTCAACCGGCCCATCACTTGAGTTTCTCCCGCAGCCATGCGGTGGTTTCATCGGGATGGCTCAGCATGAAAAAACGTCCTCCTCCCGCGATTAGAGAGAAGCCCGCTCCTCCCTTGGGTCTCCTCCTCTGGACTTCCTGCCAACGTCGCCAACGTCCATCCAGAACGAAGGACTCCTGATCGCCCGCGAGAAATGCGGCATTGGCCTTGCGCAGTATTGAAGTCTCGACTGCGGCGGGTGGATACGCCGCCAGTACCAACAGCGAACTGAAATCGGAAGGACTGCTGTTGAAGATGACGGATGCCCCAAAGCCTCCGGCAGACAAACCCATCAGATCAGGATCTTTCCCGGGTTTCCACCCAAGTTGCGCCTGGGCCTCCCGCACATAGCCCGCTGGCATGGCTCCCCCGCTGATTCCATAGGCAGGACAGAGGATGACCCGGTCCGGGAAACGCTCTGAAAGATAGTGCTGATACCAAAGGAAATTGCCGCCATAGCCGTGAAGAAACACCCACAACTTCGTCGCGGGCGTCAGGCGATCCGGCAAATACACCGTCGCCCGCCCCTTCGTTGACTCGATCGCGGCGAAACAGTAGGGAAGCGCACTGGGGACCCGGGCATAGACGGGATCCACCGCAATCGCCTCATATCTCCTGCTCACAAGGGGCAGAGCCCATTGGCCTGATCCGGAGGCAATCCCAGCAGCGCCGGTTGAGAGAGAGCCAGCGCCACGCTCGCGCTTTCCGGCAGCGTTGCCAGGGCAAGTCGGAAGCTGGGGAGCCAAGCTTCCGCCTCACGTCCGAGCCCCGTAACAGGGGTTGCGGTGGACCGGCTTTCCCATTCCAGAACTCTCACTTCAGCCGCCAGACCACTGGACAACCACAGCAGAAAAACCAGCATCCCAAAGACTGCTGACAATGGGGCTTTCGCCTTCAGCCTCACGGTGAAGCTCTTCCTTGAAGGAGTGCTCATGATCTCAATTTTTTGCCGCATGGTGTCAGTCCGCCGTGTCACCGCATCGATCACGTCCGATTATTACAAAAGCCTGACCACTGGGAAAGTTCCGATAGATTAAGTAAATTGTTGCATCCATTACTCCGGGGATGTTCGATGTGGGGCGACTCCGAGCAGGTGAATTTTTCGTTGCCACCAAACACCATATGGCTATATTTTTTCGTAACGTCGGAATTCCTCATCCAAGCCAGAAACGCTTCGAGCTAAGAGCGTTGGATGAGGTCTATAGTAGAGCCATGTGATTTTGCTTGTCGCGCAGGAAAGGTTACACTTCCAAAGCATCGCCCCCCCAAAGCCTCAGGAAAAAATGGAAAAGCTCTTCAAAGTCTGGGTTTCGTTCGAAGCCACCGTGGACACCAAGTACTCATACGGCACCGTGGAAACTTATGCAGGCGTCACCTGCAACCGCGATGAACTCGAGCGGGAGGACCTGCCCCTCGAAAGCAAAGCTGTCCGTCTCGCGCAGAAGGCAGTGACGGATGTGCTGGGTCTCCGTGACAATGTCACTATGGGCACCATGTATGCCCCCAGCGTGGTTCCCAAACTTGCCCCCACCATGAGCGACCGGGAACCCCATGTCGTGTTTGAGCATGGCCGCGTCTGGTTTGGCAAGCGCTCCCTCTCCCCTGAATTAAAGGACAAGGAAAAGCTTCTGGGGCCCACGGCCAACGGCCCGCACATTCTGATGGCCTCGTCAGTTGGCAACCGTTAGACTGCCTTGACAAGTCCACCCCCGCCGATCCGTTGCAGGCCGGAGGTTCAGTCCACCTAAATCGCACTGCGTTTCGGTTGCGAGGCCGGATATTTTGGACTTGTTAAGGGATGAATTGGGTCACCCAAGGCAACATCGTTCTTGCTGTCTCCGCGCTCCTGACCGTCCTGATCCTGGCGCGGTTGATCGCCGTCTTTGGGGCGGACAAAACCGGGTATTGCTCAGCAGGCGTACTGCTCACGAGTGCCGAGCTCAACTTCTTTCGCTCGCTTCAGCAAGTCATCCCACCCGGATGCTACGTGGCCTGCAAGGTGCGCCTTGCCGACATCCTGCTGGTCAGCGCAGGGGCGAACCGCAAGTCCCAGTGCCGCGCCTTCAACCGCATCAAGTCCAAGCACGCCGACTTTGTGATCTGCGAAGTCTCCACCTTCCGCATCCTCGGCGTGATCGAACTCGATGATCGGAGCCACCGTCGTCCAGATCGCAAGGCGCGGGACGTTTTCTTTGATTCCGCGCTGCAGTCTGCCTCCGTGCCGCTGCTGCGGGTGCCCGTGAAGCGGGATTATGAGCCACGCGAACTGAAAGAAATGCTCTCCTCTAAAATTACCTCCCGCCGTGGGTGACACGCTCATATTCTGCGCAATGGCGTTGCAAATTGCCCTGCCATCATCGGCAAATTCTTGCGTCTTGCACGGCCACCATTTGAAGTGCCCGGATATAGGATTCACAAAACTCTCAATTTCAGGCAGGTTAAATAATTGTAACTAATAGGCACAGAGCATGCGCTCCTATGCGATGCTATGAGCAGCCCCGCCCTCCCTTCGATCCTTCCCCCGGCCTTTCTTTTCGCCTCGGGCACCTGGTTGAAATCCTGCGGAGTTTGCGAACTGGACAAGCCCTTCCCCCAAACTCGCCCGATCATTGCGCGCAGCCGGAGTCGCAAATCGAGAGCCTCAAAAGGCGACACGTCGCCATCTCCGCTTGATCCTCAGCGATGAGCGGCGGATAGGGATACAGCGTGAAGTATCGACTGGTCATTTTTGATTTCGACGGCACCCTGGCGGACACCGTGCCATGGATGCTGGGGGTAGCGGATGAAATCGCGGACCGACATCACTTTCCCCGCCTCACCGAGGCCGATCTGGAGGCCCTGCGGGGACCTCAAGGGGCCAGCATACCCCGCCTGCTAAAGATCCCACGCTGGAAACTCCTGCTCATCGCCCGGGACGGCCGCCGCATGATGGCTGCCAAGTTGGATGAAATCCGGCTGTTTCCAGGTAGTGAGGACCTCCTCCGCCAGCTTTCCGCAGGCGGAACCCGCATCGCCATCGTCAGTTCCAACTCAGAAAGCAACATCCGGCAGATCCTGGGAGAGGAACTCTCCAGCCTCGTGGAGCACTATGAATGCGGTGCCTCGTTTTTTGGTAAAAGCCGCAAACTGCGCCGCGTGATCAAGAAGTGCGGGTTGCCCGCAGAGGCCATCCTGAGCGTTGGCGACGAGATGAGGGATCTCACTGCAACACTGGATGTGGGGCTTCCTTTCGGAGCCGTATCCTGGGGCCTCTGCCATGCCCACGCGCTGGAAACGGCAGGAGCCACCGTGGTCTTTGAGAGTCTCGCCCAGATCGGTGACCTCGTACTCTCAGCCCCCGCCTCTGTCAGCCACTGAGCATGCTGGCGTTGTGCCCGCGCCCCCTTCCCTCCCACTTGCCCAGTTATGCTCAGGCTCCTCCCTCCGCTACTTTCCCTCGTCCTGCTCGCTCAGGGAGGACCGGCCCAGGATAGTCGCCCCTTCCCTGCTGCTGACTCCAAAAAAGGACTGCAGGTGCAGATGGTGGACGACGCGCTCGCCTTGGGCATCCGGCATGCCGGCATCAACGTGAATCTGGCCGCGCTTCTGGCCGACGCAGGCACCGCCCATCGCGTTGGTTTCCGCTCTGAGGATCGCGAGTACTTCATCAATGAGGACTACGCCCGCAGCCTCGATCGGCAGATCAAGCCCCTCTCCGACGCCGGTGTGCTGGTCTATTTGATCCTCATCCAGTACCCCAGCCGCGTTCCAGAGAAGGACGCCGTCTTGATCCATCCCAAGGCCAGAGCCGATGGAAAATACATCATCCCCGCCTTCAACACCGCGACGGAGACGGGCCTGCGCCACTACCGGGCTTTGATAGAATTCCTCGCCGCACGGTACAGCGGTGAGAAGTCCGTCTCAGGTCAGGTCTGGGGCTACATCGTGGGCAATGAGGTGAACTCCCAGTTCACCTGGTACAACCTTGGCCACATACCGGTGGCGGAGGCTGCGATGGAGTACGAGAAGGCCGTACGCACCACTCATGATGCCGTGCGGCGACACTCCCTGCATGCCCGTTGCTACCTGTCGTTTGATCATCACTGGAATGTCTCTGTTCCTGGCATCAGCCCGACAGAGGCCTACAAGACGAAGGAGTTTCTGGACAACTTCGCCCGCACCGCCCGCGAGCATGGCGACTTCGAATGGCATGTGGCGCACCACCCCTACCCTGATGATCTGGGTAACCCGCGCACTTGGGAGGACAAAAACGCGTGGCCCACCGAAGACTCACCCCACATCACCTTCAAGAACCTGGAGGTGGCCACCCGGCACATGAACCGCCCGGACCTCCTCTGGCAGGGCAAACCGCGCCGGATCATCCTCAGTGAACAGGGCCTGCACTGCCTGGATACCCCGGATGGCGAAACCCTCCAGGCGGCAGGATTTGCCTATGTCTGGGAAAAGCTGCGCCGCCAGCCGGGTATCGACGCCCTCATCTGGCATCGTCATGTGGATCACACCCAGGAGGGCGGGCTCAAGCTGGGACTCTGGACCACCAAGCCTGGCACCATCTCCGAGCCCGGGCGAAAGCGCCCGTTCTACGATCTCTTCCAAAAAGCAGACACGCCCGCCTGGGATGAAGCGGCAAAGTTTGCCCTTCCCGTGGTCGGCTTGAAGTCCTGGGACGAGCTCAAGGGGCCCTGACCTCCCCTGGAATCTCCATCAAACCTCCGCCACCGCCCGGATCGGAGAACCGTCCCGACCCGCGAAGTTCAAGGGAAAACCGATGAACTGGAACTCCCGGTCGTCCGGCAGCGCGTCCAGGTTGGCCAACCCTTCCACGATCACCATCTCCACCCCATGCCCGAGCAGCGTGTGGTGGATCTCGTAGTAGTCCTTTCCCGGTGTGGGGGTGTCCATACCGATGAGGCGGAGCCTGCGTGATGCCAGATAGACAGCCGCCTCCTGTGTCATGGAGGGAGCCTCTTCATAGTACCGCAGGGTGCCGTATTCGCGGTGCCAGCCCGTCTCAAACAGGATCCTGGCTCCGGGATAGAGCACCGCTTCGTGCTTGCGGAAGTCGGCCGAGGTAATTTCCTCCCCTGCCCGTTTTGGCACCCGGATGACCCGTGCTGGACCGTAAAACCAATCCAGTGGCATTTGATCGAGCGTGCGCCCATCCTCCACAAAGTGAAACATGGCGTCCAGATGGGTGCCATGATGAGAGCTCATCGTGATGCGGGACAGATTGCATCGGGGACCGGAAGCCGTGGTAAAGTGCGCCTCAATCAACAAGGCGGGGTCTCCCGGAAACGACTGCTGACCCTGGCAGATGGGATGAGAGAGATCGACAAGCATGAGATGGGCTGAACGGTCGAAGCGTCGGCTTTCGAGCGATTTCTTTCACTTAAACGCCTGCTTATTGTGATTTTCACCGGTTTACACAACGAGTAAACGCGAGTCATTTTCTGCAATGAGCATGGGGCGCAACTTGGTGATTCTAGGGATCTGGGCCACGGGCATGGGAGCTTGGGCATGGTGGAAATATGTTCGGATCGATGACAACCTGTCCCTCCCGGGAGTGGAGACCCATGCCGCAAATCGCAAGCCGCCTGCTCCGGGAGTGGATGTGACGTGGAAGTGGACCTCCGAGTCCACCTGGCTGGTGGATCAAGTCGCACGCGACATCGCCGAGATCAGCCTCTTTGCCAGCAACCCCAAAGCATCTGCGGAAGACCTCGCTTCCTTGGAAGTGAAGGTCGAGTCCGTCTCGAACAGCGACACTAGCTACCTGGTATCTGCCTCGGCTAATCGCGCCAAGAAGGATAAATGCAGCACCACTCTGCCCCTGGGTCACCATCTCTGGGCTCCAGAGAACTTCGTCCCCTGGGCCCAAGCCGTGCAGAAGGGATGGAAGATCACCCACCAGAAGGGCAAACCAAGCAACCCACCAGCGGCAAGCGGCCTGGAACTCGCCAAGAAGCTCCTGGAACCCACCAGCACCGTTTTGATGGGGGAGTCCAACCGGCTGTCCAAGGAACTGAACCAAGCCCCCCTGGATGCAGGCCTGCATGATCAATCCGCGCTCCTGGCGGGAGCATTGGCATTGCGGGAGGCCGCGGGCGCGTTCTCCGATGCCCGCCCAGCTCTCTGCCGCATGACCGCCCATCTGGCCCTGGCAAAATGCCTTGCGCCGCAGTCAACCCCCGAGCGGGAACTGGCCGAAGCCATCCTCCTCACCCTGGCATGCCGACAGGTGGATGCATTAGAGCGCATCGAGAAATTCCCCCCGGAACTCGCCGCTTGGCAAACAGCCCTCAAGCTCCGCAATACCAGCGACTGGCGCCTGGTGGAAAAGCCCGGCCAGGTCACCCTGCTGGAACGTCGGGAGCATGCCCGGGCGCTGATCACCTGCCGGGACGCAAGCGCGCTCATCAAGACATTCGAGGAAACTCCCCCCGCAGATCTGCCGGACTGGAGCCGCATCGCCACCGAGCAGAACTTCAGCGTCGGTGAAGGTCATGTCCTCGCCAATGGCTGGCTGGAGCGGGAGATAGCCGATCTGGCGGAGTCCTGGAAGGCCTGGTCCGGCAAGGATCTGAAGACGGACAACCTGGTCGTGATCCTCAACGACCCACCCACCCGCTGCCTGGGCAGGAATCAGAACGGGAAACCCGCCCTGGAAGTGCTCGGATGGGGACTCGTCGCCGCCGGGCACCAGCGTCATCTCTGCCATGCCATGGACCGCACCCAGGCCTTTCTGCGAGACATGTGGGGCGTGCCGGATGCGGCAGCGGGCTTTGAAAAACAGGTGCTACAGCACTTTGCCGGCATGCGGCTGCTGCCCTTCGCCCTCAAGCGCATCGCCACCTCTGAAAAGCTCTACCGCACGGCGGTTGAGGATGCCAGTGCCCTCTGCCGGAAGCAGCCAGACCTCGTCACCTGCTGCAACTGGGCCACGCTGCGGCAGAAGGGGAGGTTCTCTGCGCAAGCCACCTCCCTGCCCCGGGCCCAGGCGTGGTTTACCCGGGAGTTGGCTCTCGGAACCGCATACGATTTTCGCTCCCGCTACATCGATCTCGGCACGCTTTACAATGCCAGCATTGGGTTCTGGGACAAACTGGCCGCCATCGCCCCCTACCACTATGATGTGACCCGGTCCTATCTGTACAAAAAGCATGGCAACTCCCCCACCCTGGAGCAGTTTCACCAGGTGTACGCCAAGTTGGAAGAGTACCACCTGCCTGTGATGGAGCACATCAGCACGAACCTCAAGGGGGACCCCAAGGCCTACATGGCCTACATGACCCGGATCTGCCAGCTCAACCCGGATGAGTTCATCGACCTGGGCCAGTATCTGGTGGAAAAAGGGTTCAAGGAAGATGCCGCATTTGCCTATCAGGCGGCGTTTGAAACGGCAACCGACCGCGTAGCATGGGCCAATCATGCTGACTGGCTGGTGAACTACTACTTTGACAACGGGCGCACCGACGATGCCGTGAAAATAGCGACAGCCGCCGCGGAGGTTTACTCCTACCGCGGTCTGGAGACCATGGCCAGGCTCATGGAGCGCATGGAAAAGTGGGAGGATGCCGCCAAGCACTTCGCAGCCATCGGCGAACGGTACAATGACAATGCTCCCCTCATCGCGTTCCTGGAGCGCAATCAGGAACGGGATCCCAAGCTCGCGGAAGCCTACAAACAGGCCCTCGCCCCCATCTTTCCAGATGGAATAAAAGACGCAACCTTGGCAGACTTCAAGGATGCCCCGGTCGATGGGGTAGAGTTCACCTCTACCAGCCAGTTGCTGGTCCGCAGCGGGTTAAAACTGGGGCACATTGTCGTGGCACTGGACGGGCACCGTGTGCAAACGCTGGAGCAATACCTTGTCCTCCGGAACATGAAGTCCGAAGCCCCTCTCGACCTGATTGTGTGGGACGGCTCAGCCTACCGCCAAGTGATCGCCCAGGTGCCCAAACGGAAGTTCGGCTGCGACATGGAATCCTACATCAAGTGATGCCGTGGGAACCCTGACCTCACACCAGCTTCATGCGGGTGAGGTCCTGGGTGTCCACCAGACCCACGGGTTGTCCCGTTTCATTCAGCACCACCAGATCATCCACCCGGTGGTGCTCCAGCACGGCCAGGACCTCCGCAGCCAGCTTGGACTCCGCAATGCTGACCGGATTTCGCGTCATGAAATGCGCCACCGGCCGCCCCGCGATATTTGGATCCGCCTGGAAGGCTCGCACAAAGTCTCCATGTGTGAACACCCCCGCAAGCATCCCTGCCGGGTTCACAATCACTGCGGCACCGCAGCGAGCTCGTGTCATGGCTTGCAGAGCCTCCTGGATCGTCGATTCCTCTGTAGCCAGCGCCAGGGAGGTGCCGGTACGCATCACATCGCCCACTTTCGTGAGCAGGGCGCGGCCCAGCGATCCACTAGGGTGATACTTCGCAAAGTCATCCTCGCGGAAGCCACGCGCCTCCAGCAGCACCATGGCCAGGGCATCGCACAGCACCAGCATCGCCGTCGTGCTGGAGGTGGGTGCCAGATTCAGCGGGCACGCCTCCCGCTGCACGTGCACGTCCAGCACCACATCGGCATTGCGTGCCAAGGTGCTGCTGAGCCCGCCGGTGATCGCGATCAGCGTCACCCGATGACGCCGCAGATGCGGCAGCAGATCCACCAGTTCCTGTGTCTCCCCACTGTAGCTGAGCAGGACCACCGCATCACCATCATCCAGCACGCCCAAGTCCCCATGCAGGGCATCCTGGGCATTCAGGTTCACGCTCGTGGCCCCCGTGCTGTTCAGCGTCGCCACGAGCTTCCGGCCAATGTTTCCACTCTTGCCCACACCGCACACCACGATCTTGCGGGTGGCCGTCAGGCAGCCCAGCAGGACATTCACCGCCTCGGTGAAACTCTCCCCCACGCGGTCCCGCAGACGGTTCAGTTCTTCAATTTCCAGCTCGATGACGCGACGTGCTTTCTCAGGAAAATTCATGGTGACAGGGGCCAGCATTCAACTAGGGATGCCTCCCGCCAAACTAGAGAATCCCCACCCGCCCGCAATGCCGAAAAAGCCTGTGATTGCCAGTTACGTCTCTGACTTCCTCAAGTCTGACATGCTGCATGTGTATCGGCAGGTCACAGGATTACAAAATCTGGAGCCTTGGGTGTTCACCCACAAACGGGAAAACGAAGCCCGGTTCCCCTTCCCCAAGAAGCGTCTAGTGGTGCTGCCCAAGCCGAAACTACGCTGGTGGAGGCGCTGGGTGCACAAGAACCTCAAAAAAGCCCCCTGGCACCTCTACACCTGGGAGGTACGCCACGCCCTGCTGGAGCTTGAGCGGGCAGAGGCGAAGTTGCTCCACATCTATTTTGGCCACACCGCCATCCATTTCCTGCCCCTCATCAAGGCCTGCCCCCACCCCGTGGTGGTCTCCTTTCACGGAGCCGATGCTGGCGTGGACGTGCACAAACCATCTCACCTTTCCCCCCTGCGGGAGGTGTTCGCCGCCGCCGATCTCATCCAGGCACGGTCGCAAAGCTTGGCGGATGACCTAATCAAGCTGGGATGCCCGGCGGAGAAGGTTCGCGTGCAACGGACCAGCATCCCCCTTGAGGAATGGACCTTCACTCCACGCGAAATTCCCGCAGACGGTGTCTGGCGTCTTTTCCAGAGCTGTCGTCTCATTGCCAAAAAGGGCCTGGACCTGACACTGGATGCCTTCGCGACCGTGCATCGGGAGTTTCCCAATGCAACGCTGACGATCGCGGGAGACGGTCCGCTCAAGGAGGAGCTGGAAGCTCACGCGGCCCGCCTGGGAGTGGCGGAGTCCGTGAGATTTGCCGGGTTTTTAGATCAAGCGGATTTGAGGAAAGAAGTCGCCGCCTCGCACTTCTTCCTGCACCCCAGTCGGACGACGAGCGATGGGAATCGCGAAGGCGTACCCAACGCCATGCTGGAGGCGATGGCCAGCGGGGCGACCGTCATTGCCACAAAGCACGGCGGCATCCCTGAGGCGGTCGAGTCCGGCGAAAGCGGCTGGCTCGTGGGGGAGAACGACGGCGCGGGTCTCTCGGCTGGATTGCTCGCGTTGATCAAAGATCCCCAAAGAAGCCAGGCCATGGCGCTGCAAGCAAGAGCTCGCGTCGAGGCGATGTTTGACCGATCGACGAACATCAAGGTGCTGGAGGACTGCTATCGGGGGTTGATGGAAGGGGCGAGTTAGGAGTTATGGGTTATGAGGCGGATGTGATGGGCGGGAGTTCGAGGCAACGCGTTGCATCGCCACAGCGAAATTCATGGGGACCGCACGCATCCTGCGTGCCGCCTTCCGCATCCTGCGGAAGGCATGCGCCGGGTGATCGCACGACCAAAGCAGGCTTCGTATTTCCTCTCCCCTGACTCCCGCGCTACGATGCACATCGCATCGGGGAGCGCGGTGCCGACTGCGGCCTAAGTGTCCTAACAACCTGCAACGTCACTGACGTTCCCGGCAAGACGCCGGAAACAACACGCAGGATGCGTGCGCTCCCCGTGCTTCCCTGACCGCCTCCGCATAGCCGAAGCTTATCCCTCATCGGGAAGTTGGCTTGTCGACTTTGATGATCTGATCGTGTTCCAGCCCGGATTGCCCGATGCCGGAGGCATCAAAGCCATTAGACGGACGGTTGAAGGAGCGTAGCGACTGATACCTCCGGAACATCAGATTCAGTATTGCATCCCGGAGCGGATGCCAGCGACGTCGCCTCCGGCATCTCGACTTCCCTGGAACACTGTTCCGATTTTAATCGGTTATTGACGCTGTAGGGGATATCTACCTCCGCCCAGGGTTGGACGAGCCCTAAGCGAGTCACACCCTGGGGTTGGTATGGGGCAGAGCATCAGGTGTGGAGGCCGCCACACATCTCTTCCTCCCCATCGTCATCAACACCCCCACGATCGTCACCCGCATTCTCCCGCGCAACCAAGAGCCGGGACGGCTCTTCTACAGTCCCTCCAGCTCATCGAATCTCGTTTAAGACCTACTTCCCGCCAGTGCGCCCCCCATTGCAAGCAGCCCATAACTTCTAACCCATTACTCTTAACTCTTAACCCCTA contains these protein-coding regions:
- a CDS encoding KpsF/GutQ family sugar-phosphate isomerase yields the protein MNFPEKARRVIELEIEELNRLRDRVGESFTEAVNVLLGCLTATRKIVVCGVGKSGNIGRKLVATLNSTGATSVNLNAQDALHGDLGVLDDGDAVVLLSYSGETQELVDLLPHLRRHRVTLIAITGGLSSTLARNADVVLDVHVQREACPLNLAPTSSTTAMLVLCDALAMVLLEARGFREDDFAKYHPSGSLGRALLTKVGDVMRTGTSLALATEESTIQEALQAMTRARCGAAVIVNPAGMLAGVFTHGDFVRAFQADPNIAGRPVAHFMTRNPVSIAESKLAAEVLAVLEHHRVDDLVVLNETGQPVGLVDTQDLTRMKLV
- a CDS encoding glycosyltransferase — translated: MPKKPVIASYVSDFLKSDMLHVYRQVTGLQNLEPWVFTHKRENEARFPFPKKRLVVLPKPKLRWWRRWVHKNLKKAPWHLYTWEVRHALLELERAEAKLLHIYFGHTAIHFLPLIKACPHPVVVSFHGADAGVDVHKPSHLSPLREVFAAADLIQARSQSLADDLIKLGCPAEKVRVQRTSIPLEEWTFTPREIPADGVWRLFQSCRLIAKKGLDLTLDAFATVHREFPNATLTIAGDGPLKEELEAHAARLGVAESVRFAGFLDQADLRKEVAASHFFLHPSRTTSDGNREGVPNAMLEAMASGATVIATKHGGIPEAVESGESGWLVGENDGAGLSAGLLALIKDPQRSQAMALQARARVEAMFDRSTNIKVLEDCYRGLMEGAS